A window of Hordeum vulgare subsp. vulgare chromosome 5H, MorexV3_pseudomolecules_assembly, whole genome shotgun sequence genomic DNA:
tagagattctactatagactacatacgaagcaaaaggaatgaatctatactctaaattatgtctatatacatccgtatgtagtctataatgaaatctctaaaaattcttatatttaggaacggagggagtatatctcaTTGTTGCATTCTTAAGGCTCAAACCCAACAATAGACATGCACTCAGAATCAGAAAGATTGGATGCTTGTACTTCATTCAGAATTCACAAACACCAAGAGTCAAATCACGCACGTTGGTAAGTTTCAAAGCTTTAGACATATTTCACTTAGCTAGAACTAACAAAAGAAAAGGCAAACTAAATCTATGGATGGATGATCATGCCTGGTTGTCAATTAGTGCTTAGTGTTGGATAACAAGATACAACTAACCAACAAAAAGAAACTTGCTACTTAAATTGGTTCATGGTTAAAAGAATAGAATAATTAGTACTCGGAAATAAAGATGGACATCAACATACAGGTCATGAGCCAATCCAAACGACCATTGATAGCATTAATTAACGGACTGGAATGTTTGTATATACAAAAGCGGCCTTTATATATACAAAAGCAGCCTTTATATATAAAAACCCTCCGTCCAAGCTCAGACGACCAGTAGCCACTGCCGCTAATTATGTTTACTCTCTCTAGAGAACAAACCAACTGTGCTCAAGGAAAATGATGTAGTGATGGCCAAAATTTGTCAAAAAATAAATGTGGTCAAGGCTAAACTGGACCAACTCCTCCTACAAACTGGGCTGCCTCagcttcttcaatttgatattatgAAGTGGTGAAAACAAAAGACGGCTGGTCTAAATGACAAGTACACATATTTATTTAATCAATTATGCaccttaataaaataataattGAACATCATCAATCCACAAAAGTGAGGGAACAGAATGTATGGCAATAAGCATAATTTAAGAATAAGCCACTGAAACTGAGTTGATCACCAATATACATTTTTTACATTAGTTACACACCAAGTTAAAAGCAGGTACCTCACAATACTAACAAACTGTAAATCTTACTATTTGAGGAGCTCTTCATATGATTAGCAATACCTACATGTATGTACATTTGATTCCAGCAAAGTCACTATCTCCATGTGCTTCAAGATGGGCCTGACTGTGGAGATGGTGCTTCTGGTAATGGTGGTGAGCGCGGGCCATTTGGTTGTCAGCTCGCTGTCCTCAATCACAAGCATGTTTCTCGTGTTGATAGGGACGACCTCCTCTAATGTGCATCACCTTTACAATAAATTAAGCTTCCGAGTAACTGAGATTAAACTGCACTTTAATACTTATGGTAGTTAAGCTGCAACCTTGTTGTGTTAGGCTGCGTGTGCGGCAAGTTACGTGAAAATGAAACATAGGAGTATTTGAAGTAAATCTGTAAAATTTGCCTTGCGGCTCGTGATTAATTCTAATTTGAGAGGTCCAGAGGTTCACTCTATGGAAAAATTAAGATTGCAACACAATATTTGCTGCATATACCCTCAGGTAAAAATGAAATGATTAATGCAAAGCATGTCTTACTGTCGATCAAAACAAACAAACACAAAATTCTGCTAACAAATATGCAGGTTTGGCGTGAATACAACTTATTTTATTTCAGGCCAAATAAAACTATAGACGATCATGTATGTTTCACAGAAATAAATCAGGCCAAATTAAACAACAACACGATCATTTAATAAGCAAATTACTAAAACTCACTTCTAGGATTTATAGTTAGATTTGTAGGAAAACATCATATGAATCTTGTCTTATCTATTTAAACATCACCGGTCAATTGTGAGGTCTTCTGTCATACATCACGGACCATGTAACTGAAGGAACTTGTGCATATAATGTACTCCAAGCAGCTAACTATATGGCCATGGCCAAACGATTTAGTGTCTCACTTTATGATCTACCAACATAACAGTACTTAATACACAATTAAATGTCAAATGTATGAAAGAATATTCAAAGTTTAGTCATCTTAATAATAAAGAAAAGGAAGAATGCTTAGATACACTACATGTAGACAATCAGAGGTATTCAAAAGAACGTACGGGTAATTAAAATCTGTAGCTCATGttaataataaagaaaatgaaGAATGTTTCTATATCTATCTCATATGTAGACAATCACAGGTATTCAAAAAATCTATAGCTCACAGACATTGATTCAAAAAATAAGGTCAAAATGCACACCACAAGTCCAAAGTTGGTAGCTAAAAGTACAAGTCATGTGTCAAGTGAAAAAAATATTCAGTAAGCATCAAGCCTTTTCATCTCTAAGAGATGCTGCCAGCATTGGTCACTATATTACGTTTGCGCTGCTGTTTAAGTAACTACTAAGATCACAATGACAGCTGAGGATCAATACCTATTTTTACATCAGATGTGATCCTTACTCGAGAAATTCTTCCAGAACCTATTAAAATTAAACAAAATATATTTTACACCGAACATATTCAGATTTTAGAGTGGGAAAATACAGCGTAACACATAGCAAACTTGTGATATAAATTGTTCTGCATCTGTGTGCCAAAGGAAGTGGAGCGAATTTTTGGTCAATGATATGGAATGGTCACCAAGAGATACTTCACCAATGTCCTCCAGCACCTGAACCTGGATATATTGATTCTTGGAAGGTACCAATGTCCTATAAAAAATGAACAAAAAGTGTGGTAATTGTGTTTCATCCCCCAAAAGCAAATGAAACTCCAAATATACATACCAGTGTTAAATCTATGTCCAGCTCTAAGATATATTACTTAATGGCTGAAGAGTGGCTCCTGAAgtattctttctctgaaaattcgaGCTTTTCTTGTATTTCATGAGGAAGAACATGGCCAATTTTCCATCTAAAACTCCGAATAGTTTCTACtggtttcagaaaaagaaaaaaagtccTAAACAACAGCAGGAGCATAGGACCTTCAACTTTATTCCATAGGGAGTCGTCCTCACCCAGTTGAAGCTAGCAAGCACCTCAAAAAGCATACATACCTTGCGACGTCTATGGTGGCagcgaggtgggggggggggggtaaaaatcTTACAGTTGACGGATTAGGATCAAGAATCCTGGGAATCAGTCTTTTAGCTCCATCAGAAAACCAAGAGGGACAAGTAAACTGAGCTCCAGAGATCTGTCAAGCAAAAGAGGGTAAATGCAAATATACATCCAGTAATATCGACACTTATATATTTACTTATTCCTTCTATATTACCTTTTTATAAAGGGCCGAGACGTTGTCATCCTCAAAAGGCAGATATCCAGCAAGCATCACAAAAAGAATTACCCCACAAGACCAAAGGTCTGCAAACGCACCATCATAGCCCTTATCTTCAATAACCTAGATATTGGGTAGCATTAGAATATAAGCATGTTCATTCCTGGTTAAAACAGAATCACTGCAAATGTATAAGGACTAGTTACCTCAGGAGCAACATAGTTCGGTGTCCCACAGGTAGTATGTAGTAACCCATCAGCCTGTTGAGTTGAAGTAATCAGAGGTTATAGTTTAATATGTTAGATGACATCAACAGAAACTACAGAAATGCAATGCCTCGTGtgatcttcaagattgtttaTGTGTTATTACCTTCGCCTGCTCAGATATCGCACTCAAGCCAAAGTCTGAGACTTTGAGGTTCCCAGCAGTATCAAGCAATAAATTCTCTAGCTggcatacataaaacatccatttGTCAGTTTCATGTTTTTCTAGACCAGATACTTAAACTGGAACCAAGGGGTTGAGTGGTTGGTGCTGTACCTTCAGATCTCGGTGGTATACACCCCTGCTATGGCAATAATCAACATCGCTGATGAATTGTTGAAAATATCTGCATGCTTCATCCTCCTTCAAGCTCCCACGGGCGGCCTGAATATGAAGTTAGTAGAAATCAATAAAGGTGTCATTTAAAAAGAGCCATATAGTGTAGTCATATAACAAGGTTTCAAGTGGTGTGCTGCTAAACTCCCATCACAAAGAAATAAGAAACAAGGGATGCAGTAGTAGTACGAACAATGATGTCATGGAGCTCTCCACCCGTAACATACTCCAGAACGATGAAAATTCTTGCCTTACTTCCCATCACCTGTTATAGTGGAGTCAAAATAGTTAGTTATCGATTGTGGTCTTGAATGTAAATATTTCTAATGTAAATGCCAAAGGTTGGTCTTTAGTCATTACCTCATGCAGGCGGACGACATTGGGGTGCTGTATCAGCTTCATCATACAGATTTCTCGTCTAATCTGCCACAAGAGTTCAGAGCGGCGTCAACATCAAGGTAGAGCACAAAGCTGTAAGCTACCTTTCTTGACTATATTTAGAATGAAATAcaggagctcctcgccgccgactTCCTGGGGCCCAAGATGCAAGGCAGCGTCCGGCTCCAGCTCGTCTgcctcgccgccgtcctcctcggcgCCGGCGCCATGCCGCGTCCGTCAGCAATCGTGCTCCATGCTCCGGTCGCCTGCCTTCCAGATCCACCCCCTGAGCACCACTTCAAACCGGATCCAGCGAGATCCGGCAGGTAATCGCCGTCCGGGTCACTGCAAGGTCGCGGGGCGGGGCAAGAGCCAGGAGGCGGCTGACGACGCACGGGGCATGGCAGGAGGTGGGCGGGGCAGGAGGCGGCCAGCGGCGCGCAGGGCGTGGTAGGAGGTGGATGTGGCGGGGCGGAGCGCCACGAGGGCGAGGCGAGGTAGATCGTGGCTGCATTTTTCCCCTCTGTAGACCGTACCAGTTTGATTTAGAGTGCGGGTTGATTTCGATAAATCTcaggggcttttttgcaaaacaaCCACGatggacgaccagaaaccgtatttgctttattattagggagagatttccCTTGCTTAAATTACTACTGCTCTACTTGTTACATACTTTTTGCTACAACTGCCATTGTTACTTCGCTAGCACTACTATCATACTACGATGGTACTATTACTATTACTGTGATATGACTAATAACTTGCTACAAGAAAGCTATTtctaaggtgtggttgaattgacaactcaatagcTATTTCTGGTATAtatattgagttgtcaattcaatcatcACACTTCCGAACTGCATGCCCAACGTTTGTGCACTGCATCCTTGTACTGTGCATACTGCAATGCTTTTCGAGAGAATTGCTGGAGAGTTTTGCGGTCTGCCCATGAGTTATGTGTGCAATCAAGTTTTATGTGATGATTTAATTTGTTTCTGGATGCGAGATGACCTTTATTATTTGGAATTTACCAAAAAACACTAAAATCTGCGCAAATCGAGCCACGTGTGGGCGAGATTTGTTCTGTTCATTCGTGTTCGTGTCCGATGCAGCTTTTTCGTGCTCGAATGTTTTTTGTTAGTAGGAATTCTTTGATTGCGTTCGTTTAACCATCCCTTTTACTCTACAATCTATGTACTTTTTAGGAATTAGGTTTCAATTTTTGCGAAATCGATGATGCAGGTGTATGAGCTTCGTCAGCTCctcttttctttattattttttggATCTTGTGCATTGATGCGTTTTGAATCTTGTTTGAATTCATTGTTTTTCTCTTGTAATCTTATTATATTGGTTTGCTTTATTAAAGAAGAGCCTATGTTGTTCATCCCACTAGCCGTGGGTTTGAATTAATTTTTTGCGGGGTATTCTTCAAAGCTGAGTCATTGCGCAATTTTTAGTAGAGTTATCTAACTATGGGTAGAATTGTCACCTCTGTTAGTCTCCCACGTATATGTATCTATATTGCTTTAATTTTATGGTTGCAGTTTTGGCATACGTTGTACTGTACTGCATTTTTCGTTAGTAATGGACTTCACTGTAATTGTATTTCAGTGGGCTTGAGAGCTTATGAGATTTCTCATTTCTTAAAATGCATTCTGTGTTTTAGAACATTGCATAATATGCACTTTCGTACTACATTAGAAGTATAGTTATTGTGCTATTTTTGCTATTATGACAATTCTTCTGAACTGTATACTATGACAATTCTTTTGAACAACGTATGTTAAATGCAAATTTCGACCATTGGCATTGCACTCTTACTGTTTAGAGTACTGCATTTTTTATATAAGGACCGCGCTATGTGTATTAGAGAACTGCATTTTTGTCAGTAGCAACTTTTCTAAAAGGATGATAAAATGATGGATATGAGGTCGCATACATTGAAAAGGCACCATTGAAAGTGTTTGATGGACATAATTTTAAAAGCATACAACATAAGCAAAGCATTAAAATATGCCACGTGTCGCTTGCTTTATCCTAGACAACCTACCATGCAAATATTCTAAACTTCAAGGAGTCTTCTTTGTAGAAAAACACCATGTCCACTTCTCGAGCATCAAAGACATTCTGGGAGAAAAAATCTTTCCAGCCAGTAGTTTTGTTGATATAGTCTTTGGAGTCATtgtgtgtgacgccctcgatttgatcatacgctaatcGTACACGCAAATGCCTaccaccaagctcaaggactcacgggaagatatcacaacacaactgtaGACATAAATAAAAcacacaagcttcatattacaagtcagtggcctcgagggatagaatacaaaagctcgataaacacacgagttagcAGAAGCAACAAATAGCTAGCACAAAAgacacaacgatcgaacgaggcgaggcctcctgactgggaacctcctaactactcctggtctttagcggcctccacgtagaagcAGGTTCCATCGGGGTAGAAGTgacgtcggcgggatactccatctccagggctcaatcatctggtcgcaacaacggatcaatgggacaaaggggagcaaagcaacggtgagtactcatccaaagtactcgcaagaataacatcagaactatgctaagtatgcatcagtatcaaaggaatgggttttatgtggactgactgcaacaatgcgagaatagagagagaaggcctagtcctatcgaagactagcatcttcaggggccttgcagcaatagacgagagtagaacatgtagcacaaataatagtcatatttttGCAGAAATATTAATATGACGTCACGTCCAGAGATTTTTCCTCGACTCTCTGCGAGGAAGAAGTcctggagcaaacattccagttaagtaacagttgtagttgtataaaatcggggcacaactccaagtcgtcctgtaaccgtggacacggctattcgaatagataagttcttccctgcaaggctgcacaacatattccccgtcatgctcgataaaactatggccggacacacttttctgggtcatgcccggcctcggaatattgacacatcgcagccccacctagactcaacggagaggccaacccgccggtctaaatcctaagcaagcaggggtcatgggcccatcaccctttgcaccactacacgatgcgagggcggcctatgtcagtcctagcaccccttattacaagcgcgatgcatatcgggaccactcgggcgcgcgccgctccattgctgacgtctgaagagcttcgactgatactACCATGCCGAGTACCTATAATTCTTTCAACGTAgatggttagtgcgtaataagtccttccgaccaacccagatcaaatacccaaatccattaacatttttaaTTAACTGAACgacacaaccacgcgggaatccacccgcgaaACATTATTCATTAATGTTCCCAATATCATggccaagtaactgtgtggttgtaacatcaagcggatccgaggtatcaccctcgttggattccgaatgatgtaaccgtcaaggtggacttagagcaatcaccctcgagggtatcACACTtgagggttgcacgacagagtcattgtcgggagtggtgaaggaggaa
This region includes:
- the LOC123395007 gene encoding CBL-interacting protein kinase 3-like, producing the protein MMKLIQHPNVVRLHEVMGSKARIFIVLEYVTGGELHDIIAARGSLKEDEACRYFQQFISDVDYCHSRGVYHRDLKLENLLLDTAGNLKVSDFGLSAISEQAKADGLLHTTCGTPNYVAPEVIEDKGYDGAFADLWSCGVILFVMLAGYLPFEDDNVSALYKKISGAQFTCPSWFSDGAKRLIPRILDPNPSTVRFLPPPPHLAATIDVARYVCFLRCLLASTG